atgtatatcatggatgtttctacatccatgagtagctaaacacctattaattgaggatgaattctaagttgtaaacaagatttgagttattatattaatctactttgaagttcttcatatgattgtcttttgtttatacattttttattgattgaaaaGCAAAGTCAAAAGACTAAAAACAGGACTGactcaaagctattttcaaaatgttaaaaacaGAAAATACAGACTCAAGAAAGAAAAAAGCTACAGAATTTTAAATCTTGAAAAAGTGCATAATTTGGCTCTCATATGTTAGCCCAGATCTTCTTCCTGTCATTCTGTAACTTCCTTCATGAACCTGCTGAATAATTCTGCATTTAAATCTATTAAGATTAGGCTTAACTTCACCAAATAGCCTTGCATTTCTCTGAAACTATAGTTCTTTCATAGTGGAACAGGCAGCTGTCGGCCACGTCTGTTTAACCATCTTACCTTTGTGTTTTGCCACCTGACAAACATCTGCAAATGATTTAGGCATTGGAAATCCAAAAATCATAGTTAACCAATTCCAAACTGCAATAATGAAGTCACATTCCCATAGAGTATGATTCATATTATCTTGCTCAGCACAACAAATGCAACAAACTGAGGCCATTTCAAATCCCCTCTTCACCATTATAACATCATCAacatatacttcttgttgtagcTTTCATACATTGTTGGAAATACTGGGGTGGAGGAAATGTTGCCAAATGTATTTTTTCCATGACAATACTGGTTCTTGAGATCTTATTTTTTTTCAACTGCAGAATGAGTTGAAAATTTACCATTTTTATCAGCATTCCATAATCTCTGATCAACTCCACTATTAACAGCAGGCAATTGGAAATTGGATATAGTTTGTTGCAGTTCAACTGGAATAACCCACTGACCTTCAAATATTAGTGCCTtcactttcatatcaatattTTGCCTGACATATTATGTATACCCAATTTCATTTATCAGTGGATTTTCTCCCAACCAAGTATCAAACCATACTTAACTATTTGAGACATCACCAATTTTCCATCTGATACCATCTTTTAAAGCATTCCATGCCCATTTCAGTCCTTTCCAAATTGTTGATTGCCTCCAATTGGATGTCCATTGTCCATATCTATCTTTAAATTTTGCAGATAAAAATAGAGCCCATTCTTCATCTGAATTTAAAATTCTCCACATGAGCTTCATTAACAAGGATTGGTTGACTACTTTTAATATCTTAATACCTAAACCACCTTCCTCATAAGGGGTACAAACTTTCTTCCATGAAAGTGTTTTAAATTTTCTTGTGTCTCCATCCCCAGTCCAcaaaaaatttcttataattttttcACATATCTTAATCATAGATGAAGGCCATCTATAAACTGACATGTTATAGATAGATAAGATGTATATAACAGATTTAACTAGCACCAATCTATCATGAAAATATAGTAAATTACCTTTTTATGCTGCCAATTTGCTTTGAAGTACTTCCACTATATGCCAAACCATTGCAGATGTAACTTTACCTAGAGCAAGATATACTCCCAAATATTTGTCAGGGAATTTGGCCACTTCCATGTATATCGTATCACTAATCAATAGTCTTCTTAGATTTGAAGTACCATCCACAAAGAGCTTACGTTTGTTTTTATTAATGATCTGACCATAAACAACTTGATACTCATCAAGAAGTTTAAACAAATTCTTTAAGCTTTTCTTACCTCCATTGCAGAATATAAATACATCATCTGAAAAAAAAACAGATGAGTAGGATATATTCCATTCTTTTTAACCGTTGGTTGCAGCTCACCTTTTTCCACCAAAGCAGAAATGTTTCTACTTAAAACATCCTCCATGAGAACAAAGAGAATTAGAGAAAGAGGATCTCCCTGTCTCAATCCTCTCCCCACAGAAAAAAATCCACATGGGCCTCCATTAACTAACACAAAAATACTTGCTGATTTGAATAAAATGATTAACCACTCACACCaagatgcagaaaaaccataTTTCAGAAAAACTTTAATGAGAAAATCCTAACTTACTGAGTCATatgcctgagagatatcaagcttaaTTCCTACATTCCCTCcccttcttttgaatttcattttattGACCAACTCTGAAGCAAGCAAAACCTGTTCATGTATGTTTCTCCCCTTGATATAAGCTTCTTGCTGAGGTGATATTAACTTCTCCATCAGCCCACTCATTCTTTTGGTGAtaatcttagtaaaaatcttgAAGATCACATTACTTAAGCCTATTGGCCTAAATTGATTAGCAGTTTTATCTCCTTGAATCTTAGGCAACAAGAATAAGAAACTTGAATTCATTCCTTTGGGTATAAATCTTCTCCTCCAACAGAATTTGATAGCTGCTATCAAGTCATTTTTGATGATATTCCAACAACTTCTAAAGAAAATACCAGAGAAACCATATGGACCAGCAGCACTCTCTGGATCCATGTCAAATATAGAAGCTTTATCTCTTCCTCTTCTGGGATTGTATCTAAATTTTGCTGATCTTCTTCAGTAATGATTTTTGGTATAACATCCAACAATTTTCCTGCTTCATTCACATGTTGAAATTCAAACTTCTTTTGAAAATTATTAACCAAAGCTTCAGCTATTTTGTCTTGATCTACAATTACATTACAATCATTATCTTCAAGCTCACTAATCATATTTTTAGCTTTTCTAATTTTCATTTTAGTATGGAAAAAATTGGTATTAGCTGAACCTTCCTTTATCCATTTGACTCTAGCTTTTTGCCTCATCAGAGTATTAGCTTGAGTTTCTCTGCTAGCATGTTCATTTTGAGCATGAACTAAATTAGTTAGAGCTTCCTCATCAAATGGATCAGCATCTGAAATTTGAGTTGCCAGATTAACTTTATATTTACTTGAACATCACCAAATACTTCCCAGTTCCATGCATTGAGAACTTTTTTTAACTCCTTCATCTTGTATAGAAATTGAAAAGCAGGATCCCCTACTACATTTTGTGACCAACAATTTGATACAACTTTCATAAAATCAGGATGACTCAACCACATTTTTTGGAACTTTCTTGGAGTGTTTTTGGCTTTGGAATATTAGCACATCCTCCTAACAAAGGAGCATGATCAGAAACTATTCTCATGCCAAACTTATACCCCCAATCACTATAAAGCTGCAACCATTTTTGATTAAACACCACTCTGTCTAAATTGCATAAAATTCTCTTACTTCCATGTTGACAGTTAGACCAAGAGTATTGTAAACCAGTTTTAGGAGATTGTAATAACTCACACTGATTCATACAATCACAAAAATCTAACATTGAATTTCTGTTAGGGGCTCTACCACCCACCTTCTCATCTTGAGTAAGCACTGCATTGAAATCACCTAAAATAATCCATGGTTTATTAAGATCACTTATAATTTTTATTTCTGACCACAAAAACCTTCTCTGAATAGCTTTAACATGTGCATGAACTCCAGAGACCAACACATCTCCAACACTTACAGTTAGCATTTGACTAGAAACTGAAATAACTTGAGGTTGTTGTAAACTTTTGTTCCAGAATAACCAAATATTTCCTTTCATAACAGTAATAGAATTATGAATAACCATTTTTTCCATACCAGGAAGATTCAATTTGCTGCAGAAAGAAGAACTAAAAAAAACTTTAGGCTCAGCAACCCAAACTAAAGAATGACTAAATTGATTGATTAAAGACCAAAGTTTATCCCGGGCCCTTACTCTTCTTAGGCCCCTGATATTCCAAAAAATTATCTTCATTGTTTGAGATGGGGATCCTTAGTTACCCCCTTACCAGGTTGTTTTCTaaaattgtatttatttttttgtggAAGTTGACTATTTACCTTAGAAGGAGCAGTAGGACTTTTATGAGCTTTAGCTGCAACAGAAGTACTATTTGAAGTAGATGTAATCATTTCCTTCTGAACTACTTTAGCCCAAGAAGTAACTTGAATTGGTACTTCTTCTACTTTACCATTTGTACCATTAATAAATTTGACATTACTGTTATTCAAAGCATTTTCCTCAACAACTTTCACAATCTTAGGAGTTTCCATAATTACTTCTTCAAGTACCTCTTCTTGAGGATCATTCTCTAAAGCACTGAATTTACTTCCTTGTGAGATACATTCCACATTTGAAGGACTTGTTTGAACCACATCCTTAATTGAATCTACTACTGAATCCTCCTGTATGACAGGTTCACAAATATGAAAAGGTACATGTTGCTCCTTTCTTTGATCATGTTTATGAACACTTTCCACAGTTTTATCCTGATCTTTGTTTTTCTTAAATCTGCATTCAGTATTCATATGACCCACAATCTTACAAGAAGAACAAAATTTTGGACAGTCTGGAATCATAACATCTTGGAAAAAAAACCTCCATATTTGGTCCCAATCCATACTTTACTAGGGATATGCTGAGAAAAATCTACTTCGACCAAGACATTTGCATAATATCCAACTTCACATTTAGCAGTAGCATTATCAATCTCGAGTGGAGTTCCAATTTCCTTAcagattgtaaaaaaaaaaaatcattccagAATTCCAATCCTAAACCAGGAAATCTAACCCATACCATTGCTTTTGAAGTTCTTTGACTTGATGGCCTGAAGTTGTAAACCCAGTTTCTGATCTGTAAAATTTGATTCAACACTTCCCATTTCTGAGATTTGATATGTTGTTTATCTTGATCATTGTCAAGCTTAATTGCAAAGAAGCCCTTTCCAAGAGGAATGAGTCTATAATCTCCTACTAACTTCCATTGACTTCTTAAAATAACTGAAGCATCAACAAATTTGATCTTCTGTAAATCAAGTCTTCCAATAAGAGAGAATTTCCAAGGAACTAAGCTTTTTTCAAACAATTCATTGGGTAACTGAATCGAAGGAATTTTTTTAAAAGTTTCTCCATTACTAAATCTATCTATTTTAGAAGTATTATGATTAATCGAAGTATTTTTCGGACATTCCATGATAAACACTTCAATTAATACTCAATAATCATCGTAAATCAAACaatcaaagaagatttttcacctgaattAATTGCTTCAAGCCTTCAAAACGATATATGGGAAAGAAAACTTTCGCCGAGTTCTCCGATCCTCAAAGCTCAACTCAGTCCGATTCTTCTGAGCAAAAGTAGGAAGTGataaatatttatgattgattgatagattttttaggtggccaactaaattgatttgttgattcaatctattgctagtattaagttaggagataagtaatcttcgaagaacacaaaaccttgtagagggattttgtggagcgattgtgtgtataaacaacactaaaaagtggaccttgatctaagagtctaactagtaggatcaatctataaattcagaaaagataaagcattcgattggattacaccttgagtaatctactacttggtggttctttgaatagaatctggtaggcgagaacttccgtatccagtgatataaggaatttaggggatagcactgatctagttgttattccatggttggtgataatctatgattaacgacaagtaggaaactataataactcattgacggtttatcaacaaagaaggattcctcgatcatctctctctctattgattacaatacaactttatttgctttgattatttcttttgttcacaatctaaaaacaaaaacccccTTTGTgatactttgacaactaaaactcactgctcttcgtgggaacgatccttacttccattatattaccagttaattgtgtggaaataagattattaacttgttgagcctacgacacccatacaaattttggcgccgctgccggggagcagtcgatagctttagttgttatttttattagttttaatcttgtttttagaatttatttttagtttttaatctcgttttctagatttttgttttcaggtacttaatctctggcaacGAAAGACTAGAAATACCAGAGGTGCGGAATCCAAAATCGTAGGGGAACGGTATTACAAGCACGTCCACAGTtgcaagaagaaccttctacatcaaTAATGGTGGACGACGGTACAAAGCCACCTCCTCCACCTCAGGAGAGGAAGCTGCGAGAGTTAACATAtccatgcttagattcacaaccactgtgtattacagtcactaacccagtggagatgaagtcgaatctactgcatcatctaccaaagttcaaaggacttccaggtgaagatcTGAATTGTCATCTTCGATAATTTCAGcagaagatgacaagtcttaggcaaagCACCGAAGACAGTGATACAACATTGTTGTAAGCTTTTCagttctctttaatagattcagcggaagaatggttgtattaccttcctccagggagtattacaacatggaatgagatgaaaaagctatttttagagaaatattttcctgcttcaaaAGCAGCCTCTGTTCTTAAGGAGATTAGTGGTGTTCTTCAGATTATTGGGGAGTCTCTCTATGAATACTGGGATAGGTACAAAAAGTTAGTGGCAAGCTTACCCCACCACAATATAtctccaacactcatcattcaatacttTTATGAAGGACTACTTCTAGAGAAAAGGAACTTGATTGATGCAACTGCTGGTGGTTCACTTATTGAAAAGATAATCCCGCAggcaaccagtttgattgagagcatggcttcgaatgctcaacaattttataccagaaatgactcaaatgtcagaagagttagaAATATGGAGGAAACTTCACAGTCAGAGCAAAGGATAAACAatatagagaaggtagtacaaaGGATGGCAGCAGTGATTATTCCATCATACGAAGAGAAAGCCGAGGTAAATTCTTTATTCCCTAATCAGAGTccaaggtatgatccatactcaaatacttataatcctggttggaaagatcatcctaatttcagttacGGTAAAAAGaaagctgcagctcctaatccatatgcaagACAGGGTGGGTTTCAACAACACTTACAGCAACCACAACAAGCTAAAGATCAGGGAACTTCTATCGATGATAAGTTCAACATGCTACTGCAAATCATGCAGGGTGTTGCATCTACAACACAGAGTCTCAAGGAAACAGTTCATCAAAATCAATAGAAAGCTGAACAAAATCAGTTAAAAACTAATAATGGTATAAGAGATTTGTAGACTCAAGAGGGGCGATTGTCTACTGATATGAATCTCATGAAGGCGCAAGCTtcaacaaagttgccatcacaaccttttgtgaacctAAGAGAGCATgttaatgcagtaactctaagaagtgggagacaaactgaagagccacatcaacaaaaataggttagtaacgacatcgaaaaggaagtagaggaggaaacTGTCCCAAAAgaaaagccaacctcaaacggccaacttaaagacacggttcccacttttactataccacctccttttcctagtcgttttgccaagtcgaagaagcaagctcaagacaaggagatcatggttattttcagcaagatacacatcaacattccatttattgaggctatcagaaccgtacccaggtatgccaaggttttgaaggatttgtgtacaaggaaggataggttgattgctaatgataTTATTCAagtgggcgaaagtgctacagctatgttattaaagaagatgcctacaaagtgtgaagatcttggTAGCTTCACAGTtcccgttaccattggtaaccgacgattcgagcgtgctttgcttgatttggtagcttccataagtgttatgccagccgatgtttatgattctttgaatctcggacctttaaaagaggcaaagatcactattcaattggctaataagtccaatatatatcctaagggagtcgtggaggacgtgttagttcaagtgaatcagttaatctttctggttgatttttacattgtggatatgcacaatggagataatttttcatctacttcgttacttcttaggagaccgttcatgaaaactgcaaagacaaagattgatgttgatagtggtgcactcactatggattttgataaggagatcatacggttcaatatttttgaaactatgcactatcctagtgatgttcactcagctttctccattgatgttattggttcgtcagcacaacaaatgtttgatttgaacagTGAAGATGAATTGGATTTGTGCTACGgaataacattgatttggacgttcatggacaTCCGAACATGGACGTTGAGATATCAAAATAAaaggtggagatgtgtggtgccttaacaacactacaagaagcaaaaacgggtaatatttcttatatttcgttacccataactaataaggttcctttaccttctattgtgcaggcaccaaAACTTGAACTGAAGCCGCTTCTAGACCacttaaagtacgcgtacttgggtgataaagaagaacttcctgTGATTATTtcaaagaacctcaccccaataaaagaagaacgtctacttagggttctgaaagagcacaaaacgactATTGGTTGGACTATTactgatatcaaaggcattagtccatccatttgcatgcatagaatcctaatggaagatgatttcaaACCAGTttgtgatgctcagcgtaggcttaacccccaatgatggaggtcctgaagaaagagatcctcaaattactaagtgtgggggtgatttacccaatttctgacagcaaatgggttagcccggttcatgtggtgcctaagaaagcaagtgtcactgttgttagaaatcaagatgatgaacttgttcctacaagagttcaaacatgatggagagtgtgcatagactacagaaagcttaatgccgcaacccgaaaggatcactttcctttgcctttcattgatcagatgttagagaggttagcgggacactcacattattgctttttggactgttattcggggtacaatcagattgttattgcaccagaagatcaaatgaaaactactttcacttgtccttttggtatgtttgcctatagacggatgccgtttggtctttgcaatgcgcctgccacttttcagagatgcatggtcagtatattttctgactatgtggaacgcataattgaggtatttatggatgattttagtgtttatggtgattcatttgatttttgcttacaaaatcttgaacttgtgcttaaaagatgcatagacactaatcttgttttaaattgggagaaatgccactttatggtaaaccatggaatagtGCTTGGTCATATTGTTTCCTCTCGAGGGATTCAAGTTGACAAAGCAAAaatagacttaataagaaacttacaatatcccacttcggtgagggagattcgttcttttcttggtcatgcaggtttttacaggcggtttatcaaggattt
This is a stretch of genomic DNA from Papaver somniferum cultivar HN1 chromosome 1, ASM357369v1, whole genome shotgun sequence. It encodes these proteins:
- the LOC113355184 gene encoding uncharacterized protein LOC113355184, with the protein product MECPKNTSINHNTSKIDRFSNGETFKKIPSIQLPNELFEKSLVPWKFSLIGRLDLQKIKFVDASVILRSQWKLVGDYRLIPLGKGFFAIKLDNDQDKQHIKSQKWEVLNQILQIRNWVYNFRPSSQRTSKAMEIGTPLEIDNATAKCEVGYYANVLVEVDFSQHIPSKIVGHMNTECRFKKNKDQDKTVESVHKHDQRKEQHVPFHICEPVIQEDSVVDSIKDVVQTSPSNVECISQGSKFSALENDPQEEVLEEVIMETPKIVKVVEENALNNSNVKFINGTNGKVEEVPIQVTSWAKVVQKEMITSTSNSTSVAAKAHKSPTAPSKGPKKSKGPG